A window from Ignavibacteriota bacterium encodes these proteins:
- a CDS encoding sodium-translocating pyrophosphatase: MQDFLFWLVPLGSIVALIFARIFFKQMMKEDEGTDKMKEIALYVRKGAMTYLKQQYKVVGIFFIIITVLFAFLAYVLQLQNPWVPFAFITGGFFSGLAGFFGMKTATYAAARTANAARTSLNHGLVIAFRSGAVMGLVVVGLGLLDISIWFLVLKYFYPITQGDGHSLIVITTTMLTFGMGASTQALFARVGGGIYTKAADVGADLVGKVEAGIPEDDPRNPATIADNVGDNVGDVAGMGADLYESYCGSILATAALGASAFYTNTDLQYKAVIAPMLIAAIGIVLSLIGIYFVRTKEGATQKELLNSLSKGMNLSSLLIVIFSFIILNLLQLDNAIGIWGSIVVGLITGIVIGKATEYYTSQSYAPTQSIAESAKTGPATVIISGLGVGMMSTAIPVLAVVVGIVLSFLFASGFTFENMGMGLYGIGIAAVGMLSTLGITLATDAYGPIADNAGGNAEMSGLGKEVRQRTDALDSLGNTTAATGKGFAIGSAALTALALLASYIEEIKIGLIRIGQETLDLGNGVLVSTTTATLQDFMNFYEVNLMNPKVLIGIFIGSMMAFIFCGLAINAVGRAAQKMVDEVRRQFKELPGILEGKTIPDYAKCVEISTKGAQKEMLVPSLLAIFAPIATGIIFGVSGVMGLLVGGLGTGFVLAVFMANAGGAWDNAKKYIEEGNVGGKGSAAHKATVIGDTVGDPFKDTAGPSLNILIKLMSMVAIVMSGLTVAFSIF, encoded by the coding sequence ATGCAAGATTTTCTTTTCTGGTTAGTACCTTTAGGCTCTATTGTGGCATTAATTTTTGCCCGAATATTTTTCAAACAAATGATGAAAGAAGATGAAGGTACCGATAAAATGAAAGAAATTGCGCTTTATGTTAGAAAAGGCGCAATGACTTATTTGAAACAGCAATACAAAGTTGTTGGAATTTTTTTCATTATTATAACTGTTTTATTTGCATTTTTAGCATATGTTCTACAGCTGCAAAATCCTTGGGTACCTTTCGCTTTTATAACCGGCGGATTTTTCTCCGGTTTAGCTGGTTTCTTCGGAATGAAAACAGCAACTTATGCTGCAGCAAGAACAGCTAATGCAGCTCGCACTTCTTTAAATCACGGGTTAGTTATTGCTTTTAGAAGCGGTGCTGTTATGGGTTTAGTTGTTGTTGGCTTAGGACTATTAGATATTTCGATATGGTTTTTAGTATTGAAATATTTTTATCCGATAACTCAGGGAGACGGACATAGTTTAATTGTAATAACAACAACTATGTTAACTTTTGGAATGGGTGCATCAACACAAGCATTGTTTGCAAGAGTTGGTGGTGGAATTTATACAAAAGCTGCAGATGTAGGCGCTGATTTAGTTGGAAAAGTTGAAGCTGGAATTCCGGAGGATGATCCTAGAAATCCGGCAACTATTGCTGATAATGTTGGTGATAACGTAGGTGATGTTGCGGGAATGGGTGCGGATTTATATGAATCTTATTGCGGTTCAATTTTGGCAACAGCTGCTTTAGGTGCTTCTGCATTTTATACAAATACAGATTTACAATATAAAGCTGTAATAGCCCCAATGCTTATAGCTGCAATTGGAATTGTTTTATCTTTAATTGGAATTTATTTTGTTAGAACAAAAGAAGGCGCTACTCAAAAAGAATTATTAAATTCTTTATCCAAGGGAATGAATTTAAGTTCGCTATTAATAGTTATTTTTTCTTTTATAATTTTGAATTTACTTCAACTTGATAACGCAATTGGAATTTGGGGCTCAATAGTTGTTGGTTTAATTACCGGAATTGTAATAGGAAAAGCAACCGAATATTACACTTCACAATCATATGCACCAACTCAATCAATTGCAGAAAGCGCAAAAACTGGACCAGCAACAGTAATAATTTCCGGTTTAGGTGTTGGCATGATGTCAACAGCAATCCCAGTTTTGGCTGTTGTTGTTGGTATTGTTTTGTCTTTCTTATTTGCATCAGGATTCACTTTTGAAAATATGGGAATGGGATTATATGGTATTGGTATTGCTGCAGTTGGAATGCTTTCAACCTTGGGAATTACTTTAGCAACTGACGCTTATGGTCCAATTGCAGATAACGCTGGCGGAAATGCAGAAATGAGCGGACTAGGTAAAGAAGTTAGACAAAGAACCGATGCATTGGATTCCTTAGGAAATACAACTGCTGCAACCGGAAAAGGATTTGCAATTGGTTCTGCAGCATTAACAGCATTAGCACTTTTAGCCTCTTATATTGAAGAAATTAAAATTGGATTAATCAGAATCGGTCAAGAAACACTTGATTTAGGAAATGGAGTATTGGTTTCAACTACAACGGCAACATTACAAGATTTTATGAATTTTTATGAAGTTAACTTGATGAATCCGAAAGTTTTAATTGGAATTTTTATTGGATCAATGATGGCATTTATATTTTGCGGTTTGGCAATTAATGCTGTTGGACGTGCTGCACAAAAAATGGTTGATGAAGTTAGAAGACAATTCAAAGAATTGCCGGGAATTTTGGAAGGTAAAACAATACCGGATTATGCAAAATGCGTAGAAATTTCTACAAAAGGTGCACAGAAAGAAATGCTTGTTCCTTCACTCCTTGCAATTTTTGCTCCAATTGCAACCGGAATTATTTTTGGTGTTTCCGGAGTTATGGGATTATTAGTTGGCGGACTGGGAACAGGTTTTGTTCTTGCTGTTTTTATGGCTAATGCTGGCGGTGCTTGGGATAATGCTAAAAAGTATATTGAAGAAGGCAATGTAGGTGGAAAGGGTTCGGCAGCTCATAAAGCTACTGTTATTGGTGATACGGTTGGTGATCCTTTTAAAGATACAGCTGGACCAAGTTTGAATATTTTAATCAAATTAATGAGTATGGTTGCAATTGTTATGTCTGGTTTAACAGTTGCTTTCAGTATTTTTTAG